The genomic region CTGCATCAGGAGCCCGGTCTGTGTGCCTTCGTTAATATTCTCCAACTGCTCGACACTGGAAAACTGGGCGAGTTGCGCAAGAAAGTCCTCATTGCCCATGGGGCTGAGGGGGTCCTGATGCTGCAACTGGGTCACCAGCAGCTTCAGAAAATCGTCCTTGCCCAGTTGAGACTCCCGGCTGTTCGAAGTGACAGGCGTGGCATTGAAGTGGTTTACGCTGGGTGTATTCATGTTCTTCCCTCAGGCCAAAGTATTGACGAGCCCCTGCCATTCTTCCCGGCTCGGGACTTCCGATTCCTGCAACTTGATGTTTTCTGGGCCCTGGAGATCGGCTCGCTCCCCTTCTTCTCCCTGGCCCTGATCGGAAGTCAGTTCCAGTTGAAGGTTCAGATTCTCAAAGCCCTGACGGGCCAGTTCTTCCCGAAGACGGCTGAACTCGGATCTCGCCAGAGACATCATTTCTTCTCGGGCAACCAGCAGGCGAATCGTCAGTTGATCGGACTCGAGTTCGATTTCCGCTCCCAGGCGGCCCAATTTGCCAAGGGGGATCTTCAGGATTCCGCGATATCGAGTTTCCCCGCGGGCTTCCATGATCCGGATAATTCGGAGGGTTTCCTCTGCGAGACCCGGTCGCCTTGCCGTCTTCACTTCCCTTGCCACCCCGCTTGCGTTGCGGCTCATTCTGGCGGCCTCCAGAGAAAGAAATTCGTTCTTGCTTCCAGGAAGGGGACGGCTGATGCCCGGGTTTGAAAATGTGGTGGACTGCAGGGCCTCACTCTTGCCTGCTCCCCTGTTCTCTTGAAGGGAGTTCTCCTCGGCCGTCTCCCCTTTGCTGCTCTCCGCATGCTTGGCAACTTCCCTGCGATCTTCCGCTTGCTCGCTCGTTTCTCTTGACTGTACGGGCACTTCGCCGTCTTTCTGCTGAGGGGATTTCGCCCCAGTCTTCGGCTCTTCCCTGCTCCATTCCTGAACAGGATCTCCGCTCAAGCCAAAGAGAGAAACAGCCCCCGAGAGGGCCTTCTCCAGAAGCTGGCGGAACTTACTGTCTTCCTGTTTTTCTCTTGCCCCCTGCTCGATGGATTTGTCGACAGGGGATTGTGTTGATTCCCGCAGCTGCATCATCGAACCGCAACCATTGCGCCCATCATGCTGCTCAGGGCAGCCGCGCGCGCAGGATCGAGGGAAGCCATAACCTTTGCGGCCTGTCTTTCCTTCATCTCACGGATCACAGCGAGGACGATCTCCAGATCCATGCCGCTCAGGATGGAAGCTGCTTCACGCGGAGGCATGGACTCGTACACGCGGGCCAGTTTTCGAACGCTGCGGAGCTTGCTCACTTCCATCTCACTGACAGAAAGCTCCAATTGCCTGCGAAGGTCGCTCAGCTTCTGAAACTCCTCGGAGAGGACAGATTTCTCCATTTCGATGGCATCGCGGAGGACACGAAGTTCCTTTTCCCGCGCCTTTACCTGGCTCTCCCTTGCTTTCAGGCTGAGGCTGGCCAGGGCCATTTCATCGAGAGGGTCTTCCCGGGTTTCTGCAAGTTGTGCTTCTTCGCCTGCATTGCCTCCAAAGACCCCTGCAATCCAGAAAGTCAGGGCAAAAACGACAAAAAAGCTAAAGATACTGAAGAGAATGACCGATTTCATAGTGTCTCCCTATGCCTGATCTCACGCAATCCCTGTGCCACTCCCCCGCCAGGGCTGATCATCCAACTCTTTTCTTTCCATTTGCCGCTCCTGCTGCAGGTACTCGCGGTGGCGTTTTTCCCGGAGCTTGTCCACGGCCTTGCGTTCCCGGCTTCTTTCCAGAAATACCTCACGCGTCCTTCTGATTTCCGATTCCACCTCATCCAGGCGTGCGAGTCTCCGCTCGCTGGCTCTTTCGAGAACCTGGATCTGGTAGCGGTTCATTTCCACGAGAGGCAGGGTGAGTTCCCCCTTCTGCAGGCCTGAGCGGGTCTGTACGAGGCCCTGTCGCTCCCGTCCCATTTCTCCCAGTTCGCGCAGAATGTTCCGTTTCTCCGCTCCCAGAGAGGACAGTTTTCTTGCGAGATCCTCTTCTGCCTGCCTCCGGATGTTCAGGAGCTTCTCCAGGCGAAATCGAAACTTCTTCATTTATCCCTCCAGGGTTTCCGAGAGCATTCTGTCGCTCTCAGTCAGGGAAAACCTCTCATCGACTTTCTGCTTCAGGAATTGCTGCCAACGGGGTCGCAGAGTGATGGCCCGATCAATCTCCGGGCTCTTGCCCTTCTCATAAGCACCGATCTGAATCAGATCCTCATTTTCCCGGTACAGATTCATCGCCTCCATCAACTCTCTTGCCTGTGCCTGCTTCTCCCGGGAAGCCACTCTCGGGAAGAGACGGCTCACACTTTCCAGAACATCAATCGCAGGGAAGTGGCCGGCATTTGCCAGGCTTCTGCTGAGTACAATGTGTCCATCCAGAATCGAGCGAACAGAATCGGCTACGGGGTCATTCAGATCGTCTCCTTCCACGAGAACCGTGAAGAGACCGGTGATCGAGCCGTGCTGATTTGTCCCTGCCCGTTCCAGCAGTTTGGGAAGAGCCGCAAAGACGCTCGGGGTGTATCCCTTACTGGCCGGGGGTTCCCCCGTGGCAAGTCCAATCTCGCGAAGGCTCATGGCATAACGGGTCACGGAGTCCATCATCAGGAGGACCCGTTTTCCCTGGTCACGGAAGTGTTCTGCGATCGAGAAGGCGCTTTCAGCACCCTTGACCCGTTCCAGGGCACTCGCATCGCTGGTCACCGCCACCACGACGCTTCTGTTCAATCCTTCAGCACCGAGAGACTCCTCCACGAATTCACGGACCTCCCGGCCCCGTTCCCCGATCAGGGCCAGGACGATCACATCCGCATCGGCATTTCGGGCCAGCATGCCGAGAAGCATACTTTTCCCAACACCGCTTCCCGCGAAAATGCCCATGCGCTGTCCTTCGCCACAGGTCAAGAGGGAATCAATGGCTCGAATCCCGGTCTCAAAGGGGCGGTCAATGCGGGTTCTCTCCAGAGCGGCAGGCGCAGGACTGCGTAACTTCCGGAAGTCGGGGAGCCAGGGAGTTTCTCCTCCGTCAAGCGGCTTGCCCAGGCCATCCAGAACGCGCCCGATCAGGTCCTCCCCCACGCGAATGCGGAGTGAGTGTCCCGTGGGACGAACCTTTGTGCCGGGGCGAATTCCGTCCATGGACTTGTAGGGCATGAGAAGAAGACTCTCGCCCCGGAAACCAACGACTTCCGCAGGGAAACTTTCTGTAGCACGCCCCCCATCCAGTTCACAGAGTTCCCCGATCGAGGCCCGGGTGCCTTCGGCTTCCACCAGAAGGCCCACCACCTGCGTCACACGACCCACGCGGACGCTGGCCTGAATCCCCTTCAGGGCTTCCCTTGCCTCAGTCAGAATGCTGCTCATGCTGCCTCGACTCTGTGCGGATCCAGTCCCTCAGTTTTGACTCCAGGGCATCAAGTTCGTTTTCGCAGATCGACTCGACGCTTCCCACTTCCCCCTCCAGAATTACGCTGCCAGCGCTAACCCTTCGGTCGCCAATCAAGCGGAAGGGAACTCCCCGTAGCCCTTCCCCTTCTTCCCGGTCCAGAAGCTCCCGGAGAGAAGTTTCTTCCTCCGGATTCACGCGAAGCACATAGGAGCTTTCTCTTTCCAGTTGGAAGAGACAGGCCTCCAGCTTTGCTTTCAGAATCTGCGGGCTCAGACCGACCTGGGCGCGTACGACCCGGCGGGCAAGAGCCAGAGCGAGGGAGAGGA from Candidatus Krumholzibacteriia bacterium harbors:
- a CDS encoding flagellar hook-length control protein FliK encodes the protein MMQLRESTQSPVDKSIEQGAREKQEDSKFRQLLEKALSGAVSLFGLSGDPVQEWSREEPKTGAKSPQQKDGEVPVQSRETSEQAEDRREVAKHAESSKGETAEENSLQENRGAGKSEALQSTTFSNPGISRPLPGSKNEFLSLEAARMSRNASGVAREVKTARRPGLAEETLRIIRIMEARGETRYRGILKIPLGKLGRLGAEIELESDQLTIRLLVAREEMMSLARSEFSRLREELARQGFENLNLQLELTSDQGQGEEGERADLQGPENIKLQESEVPSREEWQGLVNTLA
- a CDS encoding FliI/YscN family ATPase, which encodes MSSILTEAREALKGIQASVRVGRVTQVVGLLVEAEGTRASIGELCELDGGRATESFPAEVVGFRGESLLLMPYKSMDGIRPGTKVRPTGHSLRIRVGEDLIGRVLDGLGKPLDGGETPWLPDFRKLRSPAPAALERTRIDRPFETGIRAIDSLLTCGEGQRMGIFAGSGVGKSMLLGMLARNADADVIVLALIGERGREVREFVEESLGAEGLNRSVVVAVTSDASALERVKGAESAFSIAEHFRDQGKRVLLMMDSVTRYAMSLREIGLATGEPPASKGYTPSVFAALPKLLERAGTNQHGSITGLFTVLVEGDDLNDPVADSVRSILDGHIVLSRSLANAGHFPAIDVLESVSRLFPRVASREKQAQARELMEAMNLYRENEDLIQIGAYEKGKSPEIDRAITLRPRWQQFLKQKVDERFSLTESDRMLSETLEG
- a CDS encoding FliH/SctL family protein gives rise to the protein MNRNAESLGSESLVDFSRSEREREEESLRRHPFYEQLQQEALKRGFEEGQREEKAQSLAHLEKLRAEHLQPLDSLLRALSEERNAFHRENEEEILSLALALARRVVRAQVGLSPQILKAKLEACLFQLERESSYVLRVNPEEETSLRELLDREEGEGLRGVPFRLIGDRRVSAGSVILEGEVGSVESICENELDALESKLRDWIRTESRQHEQHSD